A window of the Bacillus sp. A301a_S52 genome harbors these coding sequences:
- a CDS encoding Zn-dependent hydrolase, with protein MVITSNINSNRLWRTLMELGKIGANCEEAEGVTRLSLSREELEGKHYIYQLMEEVGLNVHIDAVGNVIGKLQGSDPQAPVVMVGSHTDTVFNGGRFDGALGVLGAIEAVRTIKETNIALTHTIEIVSFTDEEGSRFGTGYIGSKAMAGMLKETIFDLKDKDGVSYHQAFIDAQLNPEKYKEVIRKPEDIKAYIEMHIEQAKVLEELDLPIGIVTDIQGPVWLEVTLEGAADHAGATPMTMRKDVAVAVAEIVLAVEKIALTYHGVATVGVITLEPGGVNVIPGRAVFSIDVRHGDKGIRQKMINDIYEKIESTCKKRRLTSRIDVKKEVDPATCSPEIVTLLEEMCHTLHYPVKKLPCGAGHDSLIMSKMTDIGMIFVRSKDGISHNPKEWSSQSDCAIGTELLFHTLVKLAQ; from the coding sequence CCAATATAAATAGCAATCGATTATGGCGGACTTTAATGGAATTGGGAAAAATCGGGGCAAATTGTGAAGAAGCAGAGGGGGTAACTCGTCTCTCATTAAGTCGAGAAGAGCTAGAAGGTAAGCACTATATTTATCAACTCATGGAAGAGGTAGGATTGAATGTTCACATAGATGCTGTAGGCAATGTCATAGGCAAATTACAAGGGTCTGATCCTCAAGCACCTGTTGTGATGGTAGGGTCTCACACGGACACAGTCTTCAATGGTGGACGATTTGATGGTGCGTTAGGAGTACTAGGGGCAATTGAAGCCGTTAGGACAATAAAAGAAACCAATATCGCTCTTACTCATACCATTGAAATTGTTTCTTTTACAGATGAAGAAGGCTCTCGATTTGGCACAGGTTATATAGGGAGTAAGGCCATGGCAGGAATGTTAAAAGAAACGATTTTTGACTTGAAAGATAAAGATGGCGTGAGTTATCATCAAGCATTTATTGATGCCCAGCTTAATCCAGAAAAATATAAAGAAGTAATCCGTAAGCCAGAGGACATTAAAGCCTATATTGAAATGCATATTGAGCAAGCGAAAGTATTGGAAGAATTAGATTTGCCAATAGGGATTGTAACCGATATTCAAGGGCCAGTATGGCTCGAGGTCACATTAGAAGGGGCAGCGGACCATGCTGGTGCCACACCGATGACGATGAGAAAGGATGTAGCTGTAGCAGTAGCGGAAATCGTCCTTGCTGTTGAAAAAATTGCATTGACCTATCATGGTGTAGCAACGGTAGGTGTTATCACTCTTGAACCAGGGGGCGTTAATGTTATTCCTGGTAGGGCAGTTTTCTCCATTGATGTACGCCATGGTGATAAAGGGATTCGACAAAAAATGATTAACGATATTTATGAAAAAATAGAATCTACTTGTAAAAAACGCAGATTAACGTCACGTATAGATGTGAAAAAGGAGGTTGACCCTGCTACTTGTTCACCAGAAATCGTCACTCTTTTAGAGGAAATGTGTCACACATTACACTATCCAGTTAAAAAGCTTCCGTGTGGTGCAGGACATGATTCATTAATCATGTCTAAGATGACAGACATAGGGATGATTTTTGTGCGTTCTAAAGATGGCATTAGTCACAATCCGAAAGAATGGAGCAGTCAATCAGATTGTGCGATCGGTACAGAACTCTTGTTTCATACATTAGTTAAACTTGCGCAATAG
- a CDS encoding alanine--glyoxylate aminotransferase family protein, translating to MKQTHELMVPPRTIMTPGPVEVEPSVLRAMSSTILGQFDPNFTSIMNETMAMLRSVLQTDNHWAFPVDGTSRAGIEAMLCSVIEEGDAVLVPCFGRFGYLLTEIAERCGADVHTMECEWGTVFEPEDIITKIDELEPKVVAIVHGDTSTGRMQPLKKVGEACRERGVLLIVDAVATVAGTEVKTDEWMIDGLITGTQKCLSVPAGMAPLTYNDRIEAILHQRKSIEKGLLTAHTVVSHRRIRSNYLDLSQLQDYWSPARLNHHTEATSMLYGLYEGLRMILTEGLNARFKRHKLNEMALVAGLQAMKLELFGDASCKLPMVTCVVIPPNVDGECVRAMLLEEFGIEIASSFGVLHGKIWRIGTMGYSCQKRNVLMTLAALEAVLVRQEANISKGEAVQAAMDVYKEMELTNPAGRP from the coding sequence ATGAAACAGACACATGAATTAATGGTTCCACCGCGGACGATAATGACACCAGGACCAGTGGAAGTAGAGCCAAGTGTATTGCGTGCCATGTCATCTACAATATTAGGTCAATTTGATCCCAATTTTACGTCTATTATGAACGAGACGATGGCCATGCTAAGGAGCGTATTGCAAACAGATAACCATTGGGCCTTTCCTGTAGATGGCACTTCACGAGCGGGAATTGAGGCGATGCTTTGTAGTGTGATTGAAGAAGGAGATGCTGTATTAGTACCTTGTTTTGGTAGATTTGGCTATCTACTAACTGAAATTGCTGAACGGTGCGGTGCTGACGTTCATACTATGGAGTGCGAATGGGGGACCGTGTTTGAGCCAGAAGACATCATTACTAAAATTGATGAGTTAGAACCGAAAGTGGTTGCCATCGTGCATGGGGATACGTCAACGGGACGCATGCAACCATTAAAAAAAGTTGGTGAAGCATGTCGTGAACGAGGCGTTTTGCTTATCGTTGATGCTGTTGCCACAGTGGCTGGAACAGAGGTGAAAACGGATGAATGGATGATCGATGGCTTAATTACCGGGACACAAAAGTGTCTATCCGTTCCAGCTGGAATGGCTCCCTTAACATATAACGATCGAATTGAAGCCATTTTACACCAACGAAAGTCGATTGAAAAAGGTCTTTTGACAGCCCATACTGTGGTTTCTCATCGTCGAATCAGAAGTAATTATTTAGACTTAAGCCAGTTGCAAGATTACTGGAGTCCAGCAAGGTTAAATCACCATACTGAAGCGACATCTATGTTATATGGTTTATATGAAGGATTACGGATGATTTTAACTGAAGGACTAAATGCACGTTTTAAGCGGCATAAACTTAACGAGATGGCTTTAGTAGCAGGTTTACAAGCTATGAAACTTGAATTATTTGGTGATGCCTCTTGTAAACTACCGATGGTGACGTGTGTCGTCATTCCACCGAACGTAGATGGAGAGTGTGTTCGTGCCATGCTATTAGAAGAGTTTGGTATCGAAATTGCCAGTTCATTTGGAGTATTACACGGTAAAATTTGGCGTATAGGGACAATGGGGTATAGTTGTCAAAAAAGAAACGTATTAATGACCTTAGCAGCGTTAGAAGCGGTATTGGTTCGGCAAGAGGCTAATATTTCAAAAGGTGAAGCCGTTCAAGCTGCGATGGATGTCTACAAAGAAATGGAGCTGACAAACCCTGCTGGAAGACCGTGA
- a CDS encoding bile acid:sodium symporter family protein: protein MKLIEQISLTVSKYFALIVILVAAIAFFVPNAFTWIGVYIPILLGVIMFGMGTTMTLADFKVIVQKPAPIIIGLLAQFLVMPLIAFALAYVMNLPPELAAGLVLVGACPGGTASNVMVYLSRGDVPTSVAMTSVSTMLAPLLTPFIVLVLAGQWLPVGFGDMLMSIIQVIIIPISLGIIVRKLVPKAVENGQKVLPLVSVIAIMLIVTAVVAANAQNILTSGFMVLTAVILHNGFGLIFGYVIAKWAKLDETKRRAISIEVGMQNSGLGAALATAHFSPLAALPSALFSVWHNISGPLLVSFWSKDRKQ from the coding sequence ATGAAGTTAATAGAACAAATTAGTCTCACAGTAAGTAAGTACTTTGCTTTAATCGTTATACTAGTGGCTGCTATCGCCTTTTTCGTCCCTAATGCATTCACATGGATTGGAGTTTATATTCCGATTTTATTAGGTGTCATTATGTTCGGGATGGGAACGACGATGACATTAGCTGATTTTAAAGTGATCGTGCAAAAACCTGCACCTATCATCATTGGGTTATTAGCTCAGTTTTTAGTGATGCCGCTAATCGCTTTTGCACTTGCGTATGTGATGAATTTGCCGCCTGAACTGGCAGCTGGACTCGTTTTAGTAGGAGCTTGTCCTGGAGGGACTGCGTCTAATGTTATGGTGTATTTGTCACGGGGGGATGTACCAACGTCAGTAGCAATGACTTCTGTCTCAACAATGTTAGCGCCTTTATTAACGCCTTTTATCGTCCTTGTATTAGCAGGACAATGGCTCCCAGTCGGTTTTGGAGACATGTTGATGTCGATTATACAAGTCATTATTATTCCTATCAGTTTGGGGATTATCGTGCGGAAGTTAGTGCCTAAAGCAGTTGAGAATGGGCAAAAGGTGTTACCGCTTGTTTCTGTTATAGCGATTATGCTTATTGTGACGGCTGTTGTAGCAGCAAATGCACAGAATATTTTAACCTCAGGTTTTATGGTCTTAACAGCTGTCATATTACATAACGGTTTTGGCTTAATTTTTGGTTATGTTATAGCCAAATGGGCAAAGCTGGATGAAACGAAACGACGGGCTATTTCCATAGAGGTAGGTATGCAAAACTCTGGATTAGGGGCAGCCCTGGCTACAGCCCACTTTAGCCCATTAGCAGCGCTACCAAGTGCTCTCTTTTCCGTTTGGCATAATATATCAGGTCCTTTACTCGTGTCATTTTGGAGTAAGGACCGTAAACAATAG
- a CDS encoding SDR family oxidoreductase → MTVSTFSSLEKKVAVITGGGSGIGKASALGLAKQGASVCLIDLNKTDAQETEKEIEALGGKALLCEADVSQPEEVKQAFDDTINTFGKIDIVFANAGINGVITPIEDMPPAEWDRTLSTNLKSTFLTVKYAVPFLKERGGSIIITSSINGNRVFSGFGMSAYSSSKAGQVAFAKMAALELAGYHIRVNVICPGATKTNIGENTHHERQKLSKVKIPVEYPEGNLPLEHKPGSSQQIADLVTFLASDAASHITGTEVYIDGAQSLL, encoded by the coding sequence ATGACGGTGAGTACCTTTTCATCTTTAGAAAAAAAAGTGGCTGTTATTACAGGGGGCGGTTCAGGTATTGGGAAAGCATCTGCCTTAGGGTTGGCAAAACAAGGGGCCTCGGTCTGTCTTATTGACTTAAATAAAACGGATGCTCAAGAGACAGAAAAAGAAATTGAAGCGTTAGGAGGTAAAGCACTATTATGTGAAGCTGATGTTTCCCAGCCTGAGGAAGTGAAGCAAGCATTTGATGACACTATTAACACCTTTGGAAAAATAGATATTGTCTTTGCTAATGCAGGGATTAACGGTGTCATAACACCAATCGAAGACATGCCTCCTGCGGAATGGGATCGTACCTTATCAACCAATTTAAAAAGCACGTTCCTGACTGTTAAATATGCTGTCCCGTTTCTGAAAGAGAGAGGCGGCAGTATCATTATTACAAGTTCGATTAATGGCAATAGAGTATTTTCTGGATTCGGTATGTCAGCTTACAGCAGCTCAAAGGCTGGCCAAGTTGCTTTTGCAAAAATGGCAGCCCTTGAACTAGCTGGTTATCACATTAGAGTGAATGTGATCTGCCCCGGGGCTACCAAAACCAATATTGGTGAAAATACCCATCATGAACGTCAAAAATTATCTAAAGTAAAAATACCCGTTGAATATCCGGAAGGCAATTTACCCCTAGAGCATAAACCAGGCTCTTCCCAGCAAATTGCTGATCTCGTTACATTTCTTGCTTCCGACGCGGCTAGCCATATTACCGGAACAGAAGTGTATATTGATGGGGCTCAATCTCTTTTATAA
- a CDS encoding ABC transporter ATP-binding protein — MSVLLDVKDLQTHFISKKQIVKAVDGIDITINRGETVALVGESGSGKSMTSLSLMQLVPSPGGKIVGGEVNFNGKDLLTLKEKEMRKVRGNDISMIFQEPMTSLNPVLTIGEQVMEVLLYHKKMTKEQARKKAVELLKIVGFSRAEDIIKDYPHRLSGGMRQRVMIAMAMSCDPKLLIADEPTTALDVTIQAQILELMKDLTKQFDTSILLITHDLGVVSEIADHVVVMYAGQVVENAPVDKLFDEPLHPYTQGLLDSIPAIEGNIERLKSIKGNVPLPDEMPKGCRFAPRCPKVFDKCLTANPELLKAAPGQKVRCFLYDQEGEEST; from the coding sequence ATGTCCGTATTATTAGATGTGAAAGACTTACAAACTCACTTTATTAGTAAAAAGCAGATTGTTAAAGCAGTGGATGGTATTGATATTACAATCAATCGTGGTGAAACAGTCGCTTTGGTAGGTGAGTCTGGTTCCGGTAAAAGTATGACCTCTCTTTCACTTATGCAACTTGTCCCCTCTCCAGGTGGGAAGATAGTTGGAGGGGAAGTGAATTTCAACGGTAAAGATTTACTCACTTTAAAAGAAAAAGAGATGAGAAAAGTTCGTGGGAATGATATATCCATGATCTTTCAAGAGCCGATGACCTCTCTTAACCCTGTTTTGACGATTGGTGAGCAAGTGATGGAAGTGCTTCTCTATCATAAAAAGATGACGAAGGAGCAAGCGAGAAAAAAAGCGGTAGAATTGTTGAAAATTGTAGGGTTTTCTCGTGCTGAAGACATAATAAAAGATTATCCCCACCGACTCTCAGGTGGTATGAGACAGCGTGTCATGATTGCGATGGCAATGAGTTGTGATCCAAAGCTATTGATCGCTGACGAACCGACTACAGCTCTCGATGTTACTATTCAGGCTCAAATCCTTGAGTTAATGAAAGACTTAACAAAGCAATTTGATACCTCTATTTTACTGATTACTCATGACTTAGGCGTAGTGTCAGAAATCGCAGACCATGTCGTTGTGATGTACGCAGGTCAAGTGGTTGAGAATGCGCCTGTAGACAAATTGTTTGATGAACCATTACACCCCTATACGCAAGGATTACTTGATTCCATACCAGCTATAGAAGGCAATATAGAACGACTAAAATCAATAAAAGGAAATGTTCCTCTTCCAGACGAGATGCCTAAAGGATGCCGTTTTGCCCCGAGATGTCCTAAGGTGTTTGACAAATGCTTGACTGCCAATCCTGAGCTGCTAAAAGCAGCGCCTGGACAAAAGGTACGATGCTTTTTGTATGATCAAGAAGGAGAGGAATCCACATGA
- a CDS encoding dipeptide ABC transporter ATP-binding protein: MTQNHNHTIDTHRQEERNVTHSETILEVNNLKKHFPIKTGVLQRETGVVKAVDGAHFSVKKGETIGIVGESGCGKSTTGRTIIRLYEPTEGQIIYKGQDIAHLKEKEMRGTIRRDIQMIFQDPFASLNPRKTLGSILYEPFKVHKMYSHKEREERIGYLLETVGLDASFKSRYPHEFSGGQRQRIGIARALTTQPDLIIADEPVSALDVSIQAQIINLLEDLQDDLGLTYVFISHDLSVVRHIADRVGVMYLGNMMELASKEDLYAEPLHPYTRALLSAVPVPRRKGTEKREKIVLQGDLPSPSNPPSGCVFHTRCPEAMEECKKVVPVFEEKRQNHFVACHLYKKA, from the coding sequence ATGACTCAAAATCACAATCACACCATAGACACTCATCGACAAGAGGAACGCAATGTCACTCATTCAGAGACCATTCTAGAAGTAAACAACTTAAAAAAACACTTTCCAATTAAAACAGGGGTCCTTCAACGTGAAACAGGAGTTGTGAAAGCTGTTGACGGTGCCCATTTTTCAGTTAAAAAAGGTGAAACAATCGGAATAGTTGGCGAATCAGGCTGTGGTAAATCCACCACAGGTCGAACAATTATTAGACTGTACGAGCCTACGGAAGGCCAGATCATTTATAAAGGTCAAGATATTGCTCACCTAAAAGAAAAAGAAATGCGAGGGACGATACGGCGAGATATTCAAATGATTTTTCAAGATCCATTTGCGTCCCTAAATCCTAGGAAAACACTAGGAAGCATTTTATATGAACCGTTTAAAGTACATAAAATGTATAGCCACAAAGAACGAGAAGAACGGATAGGGTATCTTCTTGAAACGGTGGGATTAGATGCGTCCTTTAAAAGTAGATACCCCCATGAGTTTTCTGGAGGACAGCGGCAGCGAATCGGGATTGCGAGGGCATTGACTACTCAGCCTGATTTAATTATTGCTGATGAACCGGTTTCTGCTCTTGATGTATCTATTCAGGCACAAATCATTAATTTACTTGAAGATTTACAAGATGATTTAGGGCTGACGTATGTTTTTATTTCACACGATTTAAGTGTAGTTCGTCATATTGCGGACAGAGTTGGCGTAATGTATTTAGGGAATATGATGGAACTGGCTTCAAAGGAAGATCTTTATGCTGAGCCTCTCCACCCTTATACGAGAGCTTTACTATCAGCTGTGCCAGTCCCGAGGAGAAAAGGGACGGAAAAGCGAGAAAAAATTGTGTTACAAGGTGATTTACCTAGCCCATCAAACCCACCATCAGGCTGTGTGTTTCATACGAGATGTCCAGAGGCGATGGAAGAGTGTAAAAAAGTGGTACCAGTTTTTGAAGAAAAGCGACAAAATCATTTTGTTGCGTGTCATTTATATAAGAAAGCTTAA
- a CDS encoding peptide-binding protein, whose product MLRGKKHIWSLAATTLAMSAILAACGGDNNLEDAMQDERNNEEANNAEDNANNDATEGEPQEGGDITIGVISDPVSFMTTHSQDTSSGDIEDMIYSQLVRVDENIEMQPELAIDWEESDDGLTYTFDIHEGVTFHDGEPLTAEDVEFTFNIFIDEDYTGPRSGYFSALDEVEALDETTVEFRLSEPDARFISNIGFGILPKHILEDVSAADLEEHEFGRNPIGSGPYQFDSWEDGQYVQLTAFEDYWEGAPNLDRITLSIVGDQNALMAQIEGGDVDLGIIPATDYSTAEGWEEQGLINLQSTLGYSYNYMGYNLRLDMFSDKETRQALTHAIDRQTIIEQVGQGQGDVAHGPVSPLSWAYPDEMPEFEYDPEKARDLLAEAGWEEGADGILERDGERFSFTLKTNSGNQIREDISVVIQSMLNEVGVEVEVEYVEWGAFLDQINPPNFDFDAVILGWALGTDPDPGAIWHSKEIEAGLNNIAYARDDVDELIDQNVSIVDRDERAEALHEIFETIAEDQPYTFLYYPNDLKAIPPNLEGFVHHPRLNFYRPQDWYYSE is encoded by the coding sequence ATGTTGAGAGGGAAGAAACATATTTGGAGTTTAGCGGCAACGACACTTGCTATGTCGGCTATTCTAGCTGCATGTGGTGGAGACAACAATTTAGAAGATGCGATGCAAGACGAGCGAAACAATGAAGAGGCTAACAATGCAGAAGACAATGCTAATAATGACGCCACTGAAGGAGAACCGCAAGAAGGCGGTGATATCACGATTGGTGTCATCAGTGATCCGGTATCGTTCATGACGACCCACTCACAAGATACGTCTAGTGGAGATATTGAAGATATGATTTACAGTCAACTCGTCCGTGTTGATGAAAATATTGAAATGCAGCCTGAATTAGCCATTGATTGGGAAGAATCAGATGATGGTTTAACCTATACCTTCGATATTCATGAAGGTGTGACGTTCCATGACGGGGAACCGTTAACTGCTGAAGATGTAGAATTTACGTTTAATATTTTCATTGATGAAGACTATACTGGTCCTCGTTCAGGTTATTTCAGTGCACTTGATGAGGTCGAAGCACTTGACGAGACAACTGTTGAGTTCCGTTTAAGTGAACCAGATGCTCGATTTATTTCCAACATTGGATTTGGTATTTTACCTAAGCATATCCTAGAAGATGTCAGTGCGGCAGACCTTGAAGAACACGAGTTTGGACGCAATCCAATCGGCTCAGGTCCATACCAATTTGATTCTTGGGAGGATGGCCAATACGTTCAGCTGACAGCCTTTGAAGATTATTGGGAAGGGGCTCCGAATTTAGATCGCATAACGTTAAGTATCGTCGGTGATCAAAACGCACTAATGGCCCAAATTGAAGGCGGCGATGTGGACTTAGGAATTATTCCAGCTACTGATTATTCAACAGCAGAAGGCTGGGAAGAGCAAGGATTAATTAATTTACAGTCGACGTTAGGTTACAGCTATAACTATATGGGTTACAACCTTCGTTTAGATATGTTCTCTGATAAAGAAACACGTCAAGCGTTAACCCATGCGATTGATCGGCAAACAATTATCGAACAAGTGGGACAAGGGCAAGGTGACGTGGCTCATGGTCCTGTGAGTCCGCTTAGCTGGGCTTATCCAGATGAGATGCCAGAATTTGAATATGATCCAGAGAAAGCGCGCGACTTACTGGCAGAAGCCGGTTGGGAAGAAGGCGCAGATGGTATTCTTGAGCGTGACGGTGAACGCTTCTCTTTCACGCTAAAAACTAATTCAGGTAACCAAATTCGTGAAGACATCTCTGTTGTCATCCAGTCGATGTTAAATGAGGTTGGTGTTGAAGTAGAAGTGGAGTACGTAGAGTGGGGAGCATTCCTTGATCAAATCAATCCACCGAACTTTGACTTTGATGCAGTTATACTAGGTTGGGCTTTAGGAACTGACCCTGACCCAGGAGCGATCTGGCATTCAAAAGAAATTGAAGCGGGATTAAATAACATTGCATACGCTCGTGACGATGTGGATGAGTTGATCGATCAAAACGTTTCAATCGTAGATCGGGATGAGCGAGCGGAAGCGCTTCATGAGATCTTTGAAACGATTGCAGAGGATCAACCATACACGTTCCTTTACTATCCGAACGATTTAAAAGCAATTCCGCCAAATCTTGAAGGGTTCGTTCATCATCCACGTTTGAATTTTTACCGCCCACAAGATTGGTATTATTCAGAATAA
- a CDS encoding ABC transporter permease — MLSYIIRRVIMAIPILIGISILTFSVMHLAPGSPSSMMMSPDISPEVREAFEERYGLNDPIPVQYVKWMGAMLQGDMGYSLVRIGMPVSEMIMNRLPNTLILMGASTILAILISIPLGIVSARRQYSLTDYSVTVAAFVGVATPNFWIGLLLIMFFSVNLGWMPSGGIATLNEPFSILDRLHHLLMPALVLATADMAGLTRYSRSSMLEVIQQDYMRTARAKGFKENTVIYKHGLRNGLIPIITIFGLMLPSFFAGSVVVERIFSWPGIGDLLIGSVFQRDYPVIMGITMISAVLVVVGNLLADIAYAIFDPRIEY; from the coding sequence ATGCTTTCGTATATCATACGACGTGTTATTATGGCCATCCCAATATTAATCGGTATTTCAATTCTTACGTTTTCGGTGATGCATTTGGCTCCAGGAAGTCCTTCTTCCATGATGATGTCACCTGATATTAGTCCTGAAGTGAGGGAAGCATTTGAAGAAAGATACGGGTTAAACGATCCGATTCCAGTTCAATATGTGAAGTGGATGGGAGCGATGCTTCAAGGTGATATGGGGTATTCACTTGTTAGAATTGGGATGCCTGTGAGTGAAATGATTATGAACCGATTGCCAAATACTTTGATTCTCATGGGAGCTTCTACGATTCTAGCAATACTGATTTCAATTCCATTAGGAATCGTATCTGCCCGTAGACAGTATTCGTTAACGGATTACTCGGTGACTGTTGCGGCATTTGTAGGAGTGGCGACACCTAACTTTTGGATCGGGCTATTATTAATTATGTTTTTCTCTGTTAATTTAGGCTGGATGCCATCCGGAGGAATAGCTACGCTTAATGAGCCGTTTAGTATTTTAGACAGGCTTCATCATTTATTGATGCCTGCCTTAGTATTGGCGACAGCTGATATGGCCGGACTCACTCGTTACAGTCGGTCCAGTATGCTTGAGGTCATTCAACAGGATTACATGCGGACCGCTAGAGCGAAAGGGTTTAAAGAGAACACAGTCATTTACAAACATGGGCTGCGTAACGGATTAATTCCTATTATTACAATTTTCGGCTTAATGCTGCCGTCCTTCTTTGCAGGGTCTGTTGTTGTGGAAAGAATTTTTTCTTGGCCAGGGATAGGTGACTTACTTATCGGGTCAGTATTTCAACGTGACTACCCTGTCATTATGGGAATCACTATGATCTCCGCAGTGTTAGTGGTGGTCGGGAATCTGTTGGCAGACATTGCTTATGCCATTTTTGACCCGAGAATTGAGTATTAA
- a CDS encoding ABC transporter permease codes for MTPPEGPAEHKLKKKPETMTRIILKKFFKNKLAVVGGIVLLIIVTMAVFAPLIAPQDPRNVEMDLLNRLAPPSTEFIMGTDDFGRDIFSRVLYGARVSLLVGFLAMLGGAIIGTVMGSLAGYFGGRIDNLIMRLVDILISFPNIFLLILLIAFFSPSVSLLIIFLASLGWMSTARLVRGEFLSLREREYVLAAKTLGMRTNRIIFNHILPNALGPIIVASTLSVGNLIIVESVLSFLGLGVQPPTPSWGNMLQSAQNYTIMRDAWWYPVFPGLMIFITVLSINFVGDGLRDAFDPKIRS; via the coding sequence ATGACACCACCGGAAGGCCCGGCAGAACATAAATTAAAGAAAAAACCAGAAACAATGACACGTATTATTTTGAAAAAGTTCTTTAAGAATAAATTAGCCGTTGTAGGTGGGATCGTGCTGTTGATTATTGTAACGATGGCTGTTTTCGCCCCTTTAATCGCACCGCAAGACCCTCGTAATGTAGAGATGGACTTGCTGAACAGACTGGCACCACCTAGTACGGAATTTATTATGGGAACGGATGATTTCGGTCGAGATATATTCAGTCGTGTGTTATACGGAGCAAGAGTTTCCTTACTCGTTGGGTTTTTAGCTATGCTTGGGGGCGCTATAATTGGCACCGTTATGGGATCATTAGCCGGTTATTTCGGAGGACGGATAGATAATTTAATTATGCGACTCGTTGACATTCTTATTTCATTCCCTAATATATTTCTTCTAATTTTACTAATTGCTTTTTTCAGCCCAAGTGTAAGTCTATTAATCATATTTTTAGCTTCACTAGGGTGGATGAGTACAGCCCGACTCGTCCGAGGGGAATTCTTAAGCTTACGTGAAAGAGAGTATGTATTAGCTGCCAAAACGTTAGGTATGAGAACGAATCGGATTATTTTTAATCACATTTTGCCTAATGCACTTGGTCCGATTATCGTTGCTTCCACATTGAGTGTGGGTAACCTTATTATTGTTGAGTCTGTTCTTAGCTTTTTAGGGTTAGGAGTACAGCCGCCAACACCAAGTTGGGGAAACATGTTGCAATCAGCCCAGAACTATACGATTATGAGGGATGCTTGGTGGTACCCTGTATTTCCTGGTTTAATGATATTTATTACTGTATTATCGATTAATTTCGTAGGGGATGGATTGAGAGATGCATTTGATCCTAAAATAAGGTCTTAA
- a CDS encoding YpjP family protein encodes MKLRLKKIFAVLVAIFTLGFYIPPIDVSDDAEKETDDVLSSTNSSTDKESFLTDIGQENDHEESLADVDFSELETSDNYVHLFTELAKEQTFHKLGPRISHKVEDDILLEVFPSMEEVITSLLDDLDDEEYSYLEIDEQTSSYYGEKIFNIYDNQSKEDVVRFHVRRDLRPKDGYWFNFHYHLREDNFEKHHNLGDIYWDKNTPPKWMT; translated from the coding sequence ATGAAACTGAGACTTAAAAAAATATTTGCTGTTTTAGTGGCTATTTTTACCTTGGGATTTTATATCCCGCCAATTGATGTAAGCGATGATGCTGAGAAGGAAACAGATGATGTCCTTTCTTCTACGAATAGCTCGACTGATAAAGAGTCGTTCTTAACGGATATTGGTCAGGAGAACGACCATGAGGAAAGTCTTGCAGATGTGGACTTTTCCGAACTTGAAACGAGTGACAATTATGTTCATCTATTTACTGAACTAGCAAAAGAGCAGACGTTTCATAAATTAGGGCCTCGTATTAGTCATAAGGTAGAGGATGACATTTTACTAGAAGTATTCCCGTCTATGGAAGAAGTGATTACGAGTTTATTAGATGATTTGGATGATGAAGAATATTCTTACTTAGAAATCGATGAACAAACGTCTTCATATTACGGAGAAAAAATTTTTAATATATACGATAATCAGTCAAAAGAAGACGTAGTAAGGTTCCATGTCAGAAGAGATTTACGGCCTAAAGACGGCTACTGGTTTAACTTTCATTACCATTTAAGAGAAGATAATTTTGAAAAACATCATAATTTAGGCGACATCTATTGGGATAAAAATACACCGCCAAAATGGATGACGTAA